A single genomic interval of Hydrogenispora ethanolica harbors:
- a CDS encoding 3D domain-containing protein: MQISSEQWGNKKTKYTLIISACILIISCIGLLAYWVALDRVTLEVDGHRYQWLTVSSTVGQVLREKNVSLKEGDEIKPALESPVTENLAIQVTRSFPVTVSAAGKTTQVFTISRPVREVLARANITYDADDRIVPGVDELVQPNQKIQVVQITTKVENRRLVINPATEYRKDRALERGVEKVIRKAQPGIMERQVKVVYEDGRPVRQIKLMDKVIKPALNGIIAVGVKPLVQTLVTSRGTYRYIELRKMEATAYYPGPESTGKYAAAARTYTGKRAGFGLVAVDRRVIPLGTKLYIEGYGKAEAADIGAAIKGNRIDLCFETYREAVMFGRKKVKVYILE, from the coding sequence ATGCAGATAAGCAGCGAACAATGGGGAAACAAAAAAACCAAGTATACCCTGATCATCTCCGCTTGTATCCTGATCATCTCATGTATCGGGCTTTTGGCTTATTGGGTAGCGCTTGACCGGGTCACCCTGGAGGTCGACGGCCACCGCTATCAATGGCTGACCGTCAGCTCCACCGTGGGCCAGGTGCTTCGGGAAAAAAACGTCAGCCTGAAAGAGGGAGACGAGATCAAGCCCGCTTTGGAGAGTCCGGTCACTGAGAATCTGGCGATTCAGGTGACCCGTTCCTTCCCGGTCACGGTCAGTGCCGCCGGGAAAACAACCCAGGTTTTTACGATTAGCCGGCCGGTCCGCGAGGTACTGGCCAGGGCGAACATTACTTATGACGCCGACGACCGGATCGTTCCGGGTGTCGACGAGCTGGTCCAGCCGAACCAGAAGATTCAGGTCGTCCAGATTACCACCAAGGTCGAGAACCGGCGGCTGGTGATCAATCCGGCCACCGAGTACCGGAAAGACCGCGCCCTGGAGCGCGGGGTCGAAAAGGTGATCCGCAAAGCCCAGCCGGGAATCATGGAACGGCAGGTCAAGGTGGTCTACGAGGACGGCCGGCCGGTCCGTCAGATTAAACTGATGGATAAGGTCATCAAACCGGCGCTCAACGGGATCATCGCCGTGGGCGTCAAGCCGTTGGTTCAGACCCTCGTGACCTCCCGGGGTACTTACCGCTACATCGAATTGCGGAAGATGGAAGCCACCGCGTATTATCCGGGGCCCGAGAGCACCGGGAAATATGCCGCCGCCGCCCGGACCTACACCGGCAAGCGGGCCGGTTTCGGCCTGGTCGCCGTGGACCGGCGGGTGATTCCGCTCGGAACCAAGCTGTATATCGAGGGTTACGGCAAAGCGGAAGCGGCCGACATCGGCGCGGCCATCAAGGGGAACCGGATCGATCTCTGTTTCGAGACCTACCGCGAGGCGGTCATGTTCGGCCGCAAAAAAGTGAAAGTGTACATTCTGGAGTAA